A genomic stretch from Carassius auratus strain Wakin chromosome 37, ASM336829v1, whole genome shotgun sequence includes:
- the LOC113056037 gene encoding casein kinase I-like, producing MELRVGSKYRLGRKIGSGSFGDIYLGANITSGEEVAIKLESVKTKHPQLHIESKFYKMMQGGVGIPSIKWCGAEGDYNVMVMELLGPSLEDLFNFCSRKFTLKTVLLLADQMISRIEYIHSKNFIHRDIKPDNFLMGLGKKGNLVYIIDFGLAKKYRDARTHQHIPYRENKNLTGTARYASINTHLGIEQSRRDDLESLGYVLMYFNLGSLPWQGLKAATKRQKYERISEKKMSTPIEVLCKGYPSEFSTYMNICRSLRFDDKPDYSYLRQLFRNLFHRQGFSYDYVFDWNMLKFGSSRTAEDKDKEKEQRGEGEERDERTGGAPPGSAARALPSGPNLPAPNRVRNGPDPASSTPASRVPQSGNASPRAGRGAERERRVCLRLHRGAPANASPDLPLRHDQIRITPPQVSVPFEHMGK from the exons ATGGAGTTACGTGTTGGGAGTAAATACCGTCTTGGCCGAAAGATTGGTAGTGGCTCCTTTGGTGATATTTACTTGg GTGCAAACATCACATCAGGAGAGGAGGTAGCCATTAAACTGGAGAGTGTGAAGACTAAACATCCACAGTTACATATTGAGAGCAAGTTCTATAAGATGATGCAAGGTGGAG TGGGTATTCCCTCAATCAAATGGTGTGGTGCTGAAGGGGACTATAATGTCATGGTGATGGAACTCCTGGGTCCAAGCTTGGAAGACCTGTTCAACTTCTGCTCAAGGAAATTCACACTTAAAACAGTCCTGCTGCTGGCAGACCAGATG ATTAGCCGAATCGAGTACATCCATTCCAAGAACTTCATTCACAGAGACATTAAACCTGATAATTTTCTGATGGGGCTTGGCAAGAAGGGAAACCTGGTCTATATCATAGATTTTGGCTTGGCCAAGAAGTATCGTGACGCCCGCACACATCAGCACATCCCGTATCGTGAGAATAAGAACTTGACTGGCACTGCCCGCTATGCCTCCATTAACACTCATTTGGGCATTG AGCAATCTCGACGGGATGATCTTGAGTCGCTTGGCTATGTTCTTATGTATTTTAACTTGGGTTCTCTGCCTTGGCAAGGCCTTAAAGCAGCCACTAAAAGACAAAAGTACGAGCGAATCAGTGAGAAAAAGATGTCAACGCCCATTGAGGTTCTTTGCAAGGGCTATCCAT CCGAATTTTCAACCTACATGAACATCTGCCGCTCTCTCCGGTTTGATGACAAACCTGACTACTCCTACTTGAGACAGCTGTTCAGGAATCTTTTCCACAGACAGGGATTTTCATACGACTATGTGTTTGACTGGAACATGCtgaaattt GGCTCCAGCAGGACCGCAGAGGATAAAGATAAAGAgaaagagcagaggggagagggGGAGGAGAGGGATGAGAGGACCGGAGGTGCACCGCCGGGTTCTGCAGCTCGTGCTTTGCCTTCTGGCCCCAACCTCCCGGCCCCTAACAGGGTGCGCAATGGCCCGGACCCCGCCAGCTCAACACCTGCCTCCCGTGTGCCACAGTCTG GAAACGCATCTCCAAGAGCAGGCCGAGGAGCTGAGCGGGAAAGAAGAGTGTGTTTACGGCTGCACCGCGGTGCTCCTGCCAATGCCTCCCCTGACCTCCCTCTCCGTCACGATCAGATCCGCATCACTCCTCCACAG GTCAGCGTTCCATTCGAACACATGGGGAAATGA
- the LOC113056036 gene encoding trinucleotide repeat-containing gene 6B protein-like yields MEDKKRKKEDKRKREASQKVAEQKNKVPELTKPPSAQSPATPNSASPSPGPVPSSTPSTATPAAGALPQGGNNAKRPVVANGQPSPGTQNSQRYMPREVPPRFRCQQDHKVLLKRGQPPLSSMLLGGGNSGGDSPNETVASASEVMQVWNGIDPSEGPVGPAAPSLPHTPSSSSIAASSNYANSMWGTSSGSQPLSQGREKVIVDRSDLEEWPSIAAGDGSKVMDTTGTGGADSSGILNCSTSWGERHLQQQGKVVGGGNGRKGVNSGSPSPPASSGSPNECMQSGSVWASSSHELIGGNAVAAGSLPPISKVAPLSVSSDSSLGVSCGIPGANFTPNANPSAWPALGQEGAGTVATEGGSSSLQSSSLSASNPLSVNQASHQHQLHQMQSRDREPPCGEWGGAALEPGAGPKNTGVAEGADMDSGSTGGGDGSTSSSSSASSSLWKAQPFPAISKTGASRTESWEDGAGGSSVSAEGGKAWVITGQDDRGDLTGASAWGTASGGQTPGVSQGAWDGDHMLVGEWGASSGVGRVSNPVGKDGSSSNSSSSGSAGKPTTSSSTPSTMTRAWDNQKGVGDVGAGESSEWGGQGSRGGGGTSSSSGGGNSRSGNQRHGYHRSHQPPNPEVALQNLLSRSDLDPRVLSNSGWGQKQIRQNVAWDLEGGGGAAAPGGADSSPTMSAPAHAQPYSGSSGTTTTDLSSSSLLQGAALNANLNSNSILGPAAVSHGEVWDNSSSNTSSSLHARGPPPSGVNIQNPGVSQSVGGVGSSAGGQGKPSGGWGGTASSEGQAKSWDSEGHDWRGQSSSGGWGNFQTQGTPSTGGSGWEDIQEDKVTDSWKEKRRGDAGNWGTRGSSDWVENEPISCSGSWGDGKSGGGTSGDSEVGTWGNWDEEPARGSWGTGGTGVGREMGGKSHQGWGGKMHPSQMPNSQSASQKGPAQQQQQQSQPQSCQSVDTGAMQGGWGRPAGPSAQSQSSGWTSGPIPNISSGPIDNLEPSGWEEPSPQSINRKMEIDDGTSAWGDPSSYNKTVNLWDKNNAPSGQAQSVSPQQGPPTLQQQPPGRMLTGLGNRDMNLAHSTNKGPVVASSGWGGSGSPSSPCVDNGTAAWGKPTDAPTSLGNPDDTGKASSWGDPSPNPVKSGSKSMQDGWGEGEGSVSASRHSSWDEEEESGCVWNSTGSQGSSSSYNSGGWGAKKGNKGSLKGAGDSWMNPMTRQFSNMGILGEDHSGRSLDLAPGPPQDKKMEAEKRGMGLNEYNGEMRKGGRGGGAGSVFRSPGSKEVGACEPGSYYDKTSGQLFSSGGGMAQARHQPGVPPINPSVRAQVPHQFLSPQVPGSVLKQMPPPSGGVGGVGGGIFPPQLSPQHIAMLSSIYPHHIQFQLACQLLLQQQPQQQQQQQLLQNQRKFPPNIRQQADPQQLARIMAVLQQQRQQQQHMGGTGGSSKLSPSHLGGSGPKMPMSDTLTHPGLAGSVADLHQKTQGNYSGFGPGVSLSGLELGPMVGGPAGLKDNVGQQSRFKWMMEGHSPAPSPPDSTLHKNGPIAAPLKMRGGSPYSQYEMLGGESLGVPSQGPSDHWHRSPGNKMGAKTGTSSWPPEFQPGVPWKGIQSVDPESDPYMTPGSMLGSSMSSLNDNEHQLLRDNTESNPSFNTLLPSPGAWPYSASESPLNNAHNQAKYTDYKPSWPLEPIGHNKHWKTNRNSSYMSRPPPGLTHQKQPSVSPWSGGGPRMGRGWGGSGGGQENRFGPGSAWSDGGASKGSCWLVLSNLTPQIDGSTLRTICMQHGPLLTFHLGLTQGSALIRYSTRQEAAKAQSALHMCVLGNTTILAEFVSEEEVARYFAHSQTGAGGSGSGGSGAGGVADSGQAGVTGSSGAGAVGTISAGSGERERAGVGSLTSGGSNNSGGTGPSGSSWQSLEGTGSSPDPASAQGAGLSIFAQWSSNGAGGGVGGNTGGVDPGRAGLWGGMTPGYTSSSLWGSPAMEDRHQMSSPAALLPGDLLGGGADSI; encoded by the exons ATggaagacaagaaaaggaaaaaggaagATAAAAGGAAACGGGAAGCCTCACAGAAG GTtgcagaacaaaaaaataaag TGCCAGAATTGACCAAGCCTCCATCTGCACAGTCTCCTGCCACCCCCAACTCAGCTTCCCCcagccctggccctgtcccttcTTCAACCCCATCCACTGCCACCCCGGCTGCTGGCGCTCTCCCTCAGGGTGGGAACAATGCTAAGCGGCCGGTGGTGGCCAACGGACAGCCCTCCCCCGGCACACAGAATTCTCAGCGCTACATGCCCCGTGAAGTGCCCCCTCGATTCCGTTGCCAGCAGGACCATAAAGTGCTACTGAAGAGGGGCCAGCCACCACTGTCCTCCATGCTGCTGGGGGGAGGCAACAGCGGGGGCGACAGCCCCAATGAAACAGTGGCTTCTGCATCAG aagttatgcaggtttggaatggcatag ATCCAAGCGAGGGCCCTGTGGGTCCAGCTGCTCCCTCACTGCCCCATACGCCGTCATCCTCATCAATCGCTGCTTCTTCAAATTATGCAAATTCCATGTGGGGGACCAGCTCTGGCAGCCAACCCCTCTCTCAGGGCAGGGAAAAGGTGATAGTGGACCGGTCAGACCTGGAGGAATGGCCTAGTATTGCTGCTGGAGATGGGTCAAAGGTGATGGATACAACAGGTACCGGAGGTGCAGACAGTAGCGGAATTCTGAACTGCAGCACCTCATGGGGTGAGAGGCATCTCCAGCAGCAAGGAAAAGTTGTGGGAGGAGGAAATGGGAGGAAAGGAGTGAATTCTGGCAGCCCCTCCCCACCCGCATCCTCCGGTTCACCAAATGAATGTATGCAGTCTGGTAGTGTTTGGGCTTCATCCTCCCATGAACTCATAGGGGGGAATGCAGTAGCAGCAGGCTCATTGCCCCCAATATCCAAAGTTGCCCCTCTCTCAGTGAGCTCCGATAGCTCCCTTGGTGTTAGCTGTGGGATTCCAGGTGCCAATTTTACCCCTAATGCCAATCCCTCTGCTTGGCCAGCCCTGGGACAGGAAGGAGCTGGGACAGTTGCAACAGAGGGTGGGTCCTCTTCTCTCCAAAGCTCATCTTTGTCTGCCAGCAACCCTCTTTCTGTGAATCAAGCCTCTCATCAGCACCAACTTCACCAAATGCAATCCAGAGACAGAGAGCCACCCTGTGGAGAGTGGGGTGGTGCAGCACTGGAACCAGGAGCAGGACCAAAAAACACAGGGGTGGCAGAGGGGGCTGATATGGACTCTGGAAGCACAGGTGGAGGAGATGGCtccacttcctcttcctcctctgccaGCTCATCATTGTGGAAAGCTCAGCCTTTCCCTGCAATCTCCAAAACAGGTGCCTCAAGGACTGAATCTTGGGAGGATGGAGCAGGAGGGAGCTCTGTGTCTGCTGAAGGCGGGAAAGCCTGGGTTATTACCGGTCAGGATGATCGAGGTGATTTGACTGGGGCAAGTGCGTGGGGAACAGCAAGTGGGGGTCAGACCCCCGGAGTATCTCAGGGAGCGTGGGATGGGGACCATATGTTGGTTGGGGAGTGGGGGGCATCTAGTGGTGTTGGGAGGGTCAGCAACCCAGTTGGGAAGGACGGTTCGAGcagtaacagcagcagcagtggtAGTGCCGGTAAACCGACGACTTCCTCCTCCACACCTTCAACTATGACAAGAGCTTGGGACAATCAGAAAGGAGTTGGGGATGTGGGAGCAGGGGAATCAAGTGAGTGGGGAGGCCAGGGTAGCAGAGGTGGGGGAGGTACCTCATCCTCCAGTGGTGGAGGAAACTCTAGAAGTGGCAATCAGCGCCATGGATACCACCGCTCTCATCAACCTCCCAACCCTGAAGTGGCCTTACAGAATCTGCTTAGCCGGTCTGACCTGGACCCCAGAGTGCTGTCCAACTCTGGTTGGGGTCAGAAGCAAATCCGGCAGAATGTGGCATGGGATTTGGAGGGAGGTGGCGGAGCAGCAGCACCAGGTGGAGCAGACTCTTCACCTACAATGAGTGCACCTGCCCACGCTCAACCGTACTCTGGTTCTTCTGGCACCACAACTACTGATCTATCTTCCTCCTCTCTGCTCCAAGGTGCAGCTCTGAATGCCAACTTAAACTCCAACTCCATCCTCGGGCCAGCCGCTGTTTCACATGGTGAAGTTTGGGATAACAGTAGTAGCAACACCAGTTCTTCTTTGCATGCCCGAGGCCCTCCACCCTCGGGTGTCAATATCCAAAACCCTGGCGTCTCACAATCTGTAGGTGGAGTAGGTAGTTCAGCTGGTGGACAAGGCAAGCCATCTGGGGGTTGGGGAGGGACTGCTTCATCAGAAGGCCAAGCGAAAAGTTGGGACAGCGAGGGACATGATTGGCGAGGACAAAGCTCCTCAGGTGGGTGGGGAAATTTCCAAACACAGGGTACTCCATCAACTGGAGGAAGTGGCTGGGAAGACATTCAAGAGGATAAAGTAACAGACAGTTGGAAAGAAAAGAGACGGGGGGATGCAGGCAATTGGGGAACAAGAGGAAGCAGCGACTGGGTGGAGAATGAGCCCATATCATGCAGTGGGAGCTGGGGGGATGGGAAGAGTGGTGGAGGTACTAGTGGGGACTCAGAAGTGGGTACATGGGGTAATTGGGATGAGGAACCTGCAAGAGGGTCATGGGGAACTGGAGGTACAGGGGTGGGTAGAGAAATGGGTGGCAAATCTCACCAAGGCTGGGGTGGGAAGATGCACCCATCACAGATGCCAAACAGCCAGTCGGCCTCACAGAAAGGCCCGGcacaacagcagcaacaacaatcACAGCCTCAATCGTGTCAGTCAGTGGACACAGGGGCCATGCAAGGGGGCTGGGGAAGACCAGCAGGTCCTTCAGCCCAGAGCCAAAGTTCAGGGTGGACTTCAGGGCCCATACCCAATATTTCCAGTGGCCCTATAGACAATTTAGAGCCTAGTGGTTGGGAGGAGCCTTCTCCACAGTCCATCAACAGGAAAATGGAGATTGATGATGGAACATCTGCTTGGGGTGACCCCAGCAGCTACAACAAAACTGTCAACTTGTGGGATAAGAACAATGCCCCATCTGGCCAGGCACAATCAGTGTCCCCTCAGCAAGGACCCCCAACCTTACAGCAGCAGCCACCTGGAAGAATGCTAACAGGCCTCGGGAATAGGGACATGAACCTTGCACATTCAACAAACAAGGGGCCAGTAGTAG CTTCCTCTGGATGGGGAGGTAGTGGCTCTCCTTCCAGTCCATGTGTGGACAACGGAACTGCAGCCTGGGGTAAACCTACTGATGCACCCACTAGTTTGGGCAACCCCGATGACACTGGCAAGGCATCAAGTTGGGGGGACCCCTCTCCCAATCCAGTGAAATCTG GTTCAAAGTCTATGCAAGATGGTTGGGGTGAAGGAGAGGGCTCAGTCAGTGCTTCACGTCACTCCAGCtgggatgaggaggaagagagtgGTTGTGTATGGAATAGCACTGGTTCCCAAGGCAGTAGCTCATCCTACAACTCTGGAGGCTGGGGAGCCAAGAAGGGCAACAAG GGTTCCTTGAAGGGTGCGGGAGACTCTTGGATGAACCCAATGACAAGACAGTTTTCAAACATGGGAATTCTG GGAGAGGACCACAGTGGTCGTTCTTTGGATCTGGCCCCTGGTCCTCCGCAGGACAAAAAGATGGAAGCAGAGAAGCGTGGCATGGGCTTAAATGAGTACAATGGAGAGATGCGTAAAGGAGGACGTGGAGGGGGAGCAGGATCAGTCTTCCGTTCACCTGGTTCCAAAGAGGTGGGGGCATGTGAACCTGGGTCTTACTATGACAAG ACGAGTGGTCAGTTGTTTAGTAGCGGAGGTGGGATGGCACAAGCCAGGCACCAACCAGGGGTACCTCCTATCAACCCATCAGTAAGAGCGCAAGTGCCTCATCAGTTCCTGTCACCGCAG GTGCCAGGCTCTGTGCTGAAGCAGATGCCTCCTCCCAGTGGAGGTGTTGGGGGTGTTGGGGGAGGCATCTTTCCTCCACAGCTTTCCCCACAGCACATTGCCATGCTCAGCAGCATATATCCCCATCATATTCAGTTCCAACTG GCCTGCCAGCTGCTACTTCAACAGCAaccacagcaacaacaacaacagcagctgcTGCAGAACCAGCGCAAGTTCCCCCCAAACATACGTCAACAGGCAGACCCACAACAA CTTGCTAGAATCATGGCTGTTCTCCAGCAGCAGAGACAACAGCAGCAGCATATGGGAGGTACAGGAGGCAGCTCCAAACTCTCTCCTTCTCACCTTGGTGGTAGTGGCCCAAAGATGCCAATGTCAGACACCCTCACACACCCTGGCTTGGCAGGATCTGTAGCAGACCTGCATCAAAAAACACAAGGAAATTATTCTG GGTTTGGGCCTGGAGTGAGCCTCTCTGGTCTGGAATTGGGTCCCATGGTTGGTGGCCCAGCTGGGCTTAAAGACAATGTGGGGCAGCAGTCTCGTTTCAAGTGGATGATGGAAGGTCATTCCCCAGCCCCATCACCTCCTGATAGCACTCTCCATAAAAATG GTCCCATCGCTGCTCCCCTCAAAATGAGAGGTGGTTCCCCATACTCCCAGTATGAGATGCTGGGAGGTGAGAGTTTGGGTGTGCCTTCACAAGGGCCGTCAGATCACTGGCACAGAAGTCCTGGAAACAAGATGGGCGCCAAGACTGGCACATCCAGCTGGCCTCCAG AGTTCCAGCCAGGAGTGCCTTGGAAAGGAATTCAGAGCGTGGACCCTGAATCTGATCCTTACATGACCCCTGGAAGTATGCTGGGCTCATCAATGTCAAGCCTGAACGACAACGAGCACCAGTTGCTAAGAGACAACACAG AATCAAATCCCTCCTTCAACACCTTGCTGCCTTCACCTGGTGCCTGGCCCTACAGTGCCTCAGAGAGCCCCCTCAACAATGCACACAACCAAG CTAAGTACACAGACTACAAGCCCAGCTGGCCACTTGAGCCAATAGGACACAACAAACATTGGAAGACCAATCGCAACAGCTCTTATATGTCACGCCCACCTCCTGGACTGACCCACCAGAAACAGCCCTCCGTTTCTCCTTGGTCAGGAGGAGGCCCACGAATGGGTAGAGGCTGGGGTGGCTCTGGAGGCGGCCAAGAAAACCGATTTGGGCCTG GTTCTGCGTGGAGTGATGGAGGAGCCTCTAAGGGGAGCTGCTGGCTGGTGTTGAGTAATCTTACCCCTCAG ATTGATGGCTCCACTTTGAGGACTATCTGTATGCAGCATGGTCCGCTTTTGACCTTTCACCTCGGTTTGACTCAAGGCAGTGCTCTGATTCGCTACAGTACACGCCAAGAAGCAGCCAAAGCTCAGAGCGCACTTCACAT GTGTGTTTTAGGTAACACCACAATCCTTGCCGAGTTTGTGAGTGAGGAAGAGGTTGCTCGCTATTTTGCACATTCCCAGACTGGAGCTGGCGGAAGCGGCAGCGGAGGCAGTGGAGCCGGTGGTGTGGCTGACTCCGGGCAGGCAGGCGTGACGGGGTCATCGGGGGCCGGGGCTGTGGGTACCATCAGCGCTGGGAGTGGCGAGCGAGAACGGGCTGGAGTAGGAAGTTTGACGTCAGGAGGAAGCAACAACAGCGGTGGAACCGGGCCCTCTGGATCTTCCTGGCAGAGTTTGGAAGGTACGGGCAGCTCCCCTGACCCAGCCTCTGCCCAGGGAGCAGGCCTAAGTATTTTCGCCCAGTGGAGCAGCAATGGTGCTGGTGGCGGCGTGGGAGGCAACACGGGCGGCGTTGATCCTGGCAGGGCGGGGTTGTGGGGCGGCATGACTCCAGGGTACACAAGCAGCAGTCTGTGGGGGTCTCCGGCCATGGAAGATCGGCACCAGATGAGCAGCCCTGCAGCGCTGCTGCCTGGAGACCTGCTGGGAGGAGGTGCAGACTCTATCTGA